The segment ATTAATCATCAATTAGGTACGGTGGCTTCTTGCTGTGGATATAGTTTACAAAACCATCACAATGCCTTGGCCGACGCAGAAGCTTGTGCAGCTATTGCAATTAAAATCTTAAAATAATACTCAAGAGTTGAATAACTCTTTCCAGCTTTTATTAGAAAATTCTTTATGTTCTTGATTGAAAAGAACGAGTAATACTAGAATATTAGCCATAAATATATCTGCACTACTGATAGCTACTATTTCTATGTCTGACACGTTGCTCATAATACGAGGTGCTACAAAGAATGTAAATAGAGACGAAAGACCGAATATAACTATCCCTATTTTTAAATCATTGCATTTATACAATAATTTCTCTTTCTTGAATAGTAAGAGATAAATTGAAACGATAAGACCTATTCCTATAAATATTTGAGAGGTAGGAAATAATAGGTTTGTAAAAAAGCCACAAATGAGAGTTGTGCTCAATATGATTGCTCCCCCAATCTTGCATACATTTTGTGAATTCATAGTTTGATTAGTTTGTGTTATATAATACGAGCAAAGTATGAAATTATTTGGCAGTAAACAATAGTTTCCTTAAATAAAATAATTGTGCTTTTATGACTGTTTTTTAAGTAGTCTGTATTCTTGCAAACAGACTACTTATGTTAAATTTATTTAAACACATAAAGTCGTGTTTTACCTTAAAATGATTATTGAGGTTATTTTCTATCTATAAGATGTGTTATGTCTTTCTTTTTTAGCTTTTTGATTAATGAGTGTTTAGAATCGTTAAATGGGTTGTGATGCTTTATTAATCACTATTATAAGTATGTACTAGCTCCTTATATTAGGTTTAAAATAGTTAGTTAAATCCTAATATAAAGATTTATGTAAAAAAGTGTAATTGATTGATAAATTGTATTATTTTTGTATATATATGATATAAAGGAAAGCCTTCGGGATTCCTGCACAAAATTTTAAAGGTATGAATCTAGTCTTTAATATTCCGTGGGAAAGCTTTCTAAGCTTAACAATTGTCCACTTTTTTGCAGTAGTGTCTCCTGGACCTGCACTAATAGTCTTAATGAATATTAGTATGAATAAGGGGAGGCGTATTGGAAATTATTGTGCTTTGGGAGTTGGAGTTGGCATTGGCCTGCATCTACTCTATACATTTCTAGGCTTGGCACAGCTTATTGGGTCTACTGCATGGTTGAGTCGATCTGTTATATTAGTAGCTTTAGCCTATTTTTCTTATATATGCTGGGGATTGCTGAATTCAAAAAAGGAGCAAGAACAAGTTCAGCTACAGATGCAAGCAACAACGAATAAGGATGCGTGGTCTGCTTTTACCCAAGGCTTTATTGCTTGTGCTATAAATCCCAATGCTATTGTTTTTTCAATAACTATGTTTGCACCAATAATAGATCCTAGTTGGTCTTTTTTCTCTTGTTTTGTGATGCTTATATGGTTAATATTTAATTGCTTCCTTGTATATGTAGGTTTTAACTTGGTATTTAGCAGTCCTAAGATATCTGCTTCTTATTTTAAGTATCGACATATTATAGATAGGCTTATTGCATTATTCTTCTTGTATCTTATTGTCTGCTTTGCAGCAAAATTATTTCCTCCTGAATGGACGGAATCATTCTCTGGATTATTATATTTCTAAACAGCCATCATAGTATTTACAGCTATGATATAAAAAGTAATCATGGTTAATAACAGATATCCCGACAATTTTGTCGGGATATTTTATTTTCATTCGGTAAATAACACTAAGTCAATTCTTTTTTAGGGCAAAATATTATATATATCTTTGGTTAAGAAACACACTTAATGATAATATTACTAAGGTTATGAGAAACGTTATAGGAATAGATCTTGGTGGAACTTCAATCAAGTATGCCCTAGTTACCGAATTGGGTAAAGTATTGTATGGCTCTGAAGTTCCCAGTAAAGCAAACGAATCTGCAGATAAAATTATAGAACAAATAAAACTTGCAATTCAAGATGTGCTCCACTTTTCTGAGCAGAAAGATATTAAAGTTTATGGTATAGGTATTGGCTCTCCAGGCATTATTGATACAGTTACAGGAACAGTCATTGATAAAGCTGAAAACTTAAAAGGTTGGGAGAATATTCCTTTATCTCAGATATTAAAAAAAGAGTTTAATTGTCCTATTTATATGGATAATGACGCCAATGTGATGGGGCTTGCTGAGGCTGAATATGGTGCTGCTAAAAACTGTACTGATGTAGTTTTCTTAACTATAGGCACGGGTATTGGTGGTGCGTTGATCATAAATGGTAGTTTATATGGTGGTTATCGCAACCGAGGAGGGGAATTAGGTCATTTCCCTTTAATTGCTAATGGCGAGGCTTGTAACTGTGGTTCTGTAGGATGTTTTGAACAATATGCCTCTACTACGGCTCTTATCAGAAGATATAAGAGAAGATTAACAAAAGCAAATAAGCCCATTCCTGAGCATGTTGATGGCAAGATGATTGTTGAGAAGTTTAAGGAAAATGAGTCAGAAGCTGTAGAATCACTAACTGAGCATTGTGATTTTATTGGTCATGCGATTGCTGGATTCATCAGTATTTTCAGTCCTCAAAAAGTAATTATAGGAGGTGGAATAATCGATTCGGGTGAGTTTTATATTGAAATGATCAATGCCGCTGCACGAAAATACAGTATGAGTGGCAGCAGTTTTGGTACAAAAATAGAGAAAGCAACATTAGGTAATCAAGCAGGGTGTTTAGGTGCTGCTAGCTTAGTATTTACTGCCTAGATAGTGTTTATAGAAATACAAAAGAGGGGTTGTTCTTATAAAAACAACCCCTCTTTTAGGTCTTATTTTTTGCTGCTGAATGCATGAAGTGTCGAAGTAACACTTTCTTTATTGAGGAAGAACACTTTTGCTTTTACTGTTTGGGCTAAGCACTTGATGGGCTCTGTCCATTGTTCAGACTTGGCATTGGGTTCTGTTCCGTCTGTGGTATATCTTATGATAGCTCCTGTTAGTGGAGAGTTTAGATATAGCATATTGTCTTTCAGTAGAATTCCTGCATGTGGTATTCTGTAATTTGCTTTTATACTATTGAGATAAGGAAACTCTTTGGTACTTATTCTTTTGTAGAAAGATGATAAATCCTCATAATATGCTGCTCTTTCTGCTTCTCCTTTTAAATATTCCCATTGAGGATGTGCATTCCAACCTCTTTCTACCAATCCCAAAATTTTAGGGAACACATAATACTCTACCCATTCTTGGCTGCGGATGGTTTCAGAAAAGAGTTGAGCTTGAATACCTAAAATATTCTCTTGAGCTTCTTTCTGTAATTTTACTTTTCCTTCATCAGCGAAATCTACTTGTACACTATCTCCATTTAGTTTTGTTCTGGCAGATTTATAGATGGAGAAAGGGAGCATAGAAAATGCTTTTGTTTCATCTACATATCCCGCCCAGGATAACCCTCTTTCTTCTGGATGTGGAGAATAGGCTAAGTCTAAGTAGAAGTTGTTTACATTACAAAGCACCACTTTGTATCCGTTGTTGGCAATAGAATAGGGGATGATGTCGCTATGATATTCAGGAACGGTATTCCAACAATAAACAGCATCAACTACTTGAGTTAACTCTTTATCTATTTCTTTCGGGTTGTGAAGTGCTACCTCTTGCCAACCATCAAATTTTAGTCCTTTTTGAGCTAAAAGAGTAATCGCTTTTTGGAAGAAATACTCTGATAACTGTTTTGTATCTTTTAAATTCTCTTTTTGCATTAGTGTTTGTGCCAAGGGCGAACCTAGCCAAGCACCTTTAGGTACTTCATCTCCTCCAATGTGAATGGAAGGAAGTGTTAGTCCTGCTTCTTGATACATTATTGCGATCTCAGAAAACACCTTATCTATAAATGTATAGGTAGAAGGTAAGGCTACATTCATTACATTATCTGTATAAGCTTGTGCCGATCTGTATTCCGACTTATCTTCAAAGTCGCAAAGTAGATATTCTTTAGCTTTGGCTGGGTCGGTATCTATATACTTGTTATATCTTGCATTCATGGCAACAATAGCTGCTCTAGAGTGCCCAGGACAATCTACTTCGGGAATAACACGGATGTGTCTAGCAGTGGCATATTGAAGTAAATCAATGAATTCTGCTTTGGTGTAATATCCGTTGCCCGTAGTTGCACCATTGGCATCAAATGCACCGTCGTAACTAGGATATAAGTTATTACTTTCATCTAGGGTATGACCTCTACGTGCACTGACACTCGTCAACTCTTCTAACCCAGGTATTTCTATTCTCCAACCCTCATCATCTGTAAGGTGTAGATGAAGAACATTTATCTTGTATGAAGCTAAAATATCAATTAGTTTTTTGACATTGTCGATAGTGGTAAAGTTTCTAGCTACATCTAGCATTTGTCCTCTATATACTAAGTCGGGATAGTCTTCGATACTAACACATTCTAATCTATAAGGAGCTGTTTGCCCTTTGAAGAGAGCCAATAATGTTTGGCAACCGTTAAACACACCATGAGCATTGATTCCTGATATTTCGATACCCTCTGAGCTCACTTCAAGTTTGTACTGTTCTCTATTTTTATGAATAGGAGCATTGAGATGAGTTAGCTTGATGGTAGTTGATGAAGAATCAACGACTTGAATACCATATATCGTACTTAGTTTTTCTTGAAGAAGTTTTGCTTCGTTCTTAAAAGTATCTTCGTAAACAAGAGCTATTTCATGGGTTATGTTTACTTGTCCCTCTTGCTTTATTGCCTTTTTTACAGACGGAAGGATATCATAATTATTGAGTTTACTCTTTTTGTCAATGCGTTCGTTGTGGGTATAAATTCTATTGTAGTCTATATGCTCGTAGTTGGTGCTGTGTTGTGTGCATTCTATTTTATAAGGAACATGTAAGGGAGATTGGTCCTCTTTGTTTTTTGTCCAATAGAATCCCTCTGGCTGATGGGATACGTTGGGTACGCCAGATGAAGTATAGTAGGTTATCTGAATTGAATCTCCTGGGGCAAGAGCTGTGTAATCTTCTGTGGGGACAATCTTAAAAAAGTTTGCATTAATTTCTTCCACTCGGAGTTGTGCTCCCTTATCTTGATTCATTCTTCGTGGGAACTGGGTAAAGTAGATCGCCCAATTTCTATCCAGAGAGTGGCTAGATTCATTTTTGACAGTGATACTATTCTCATAGAATTTCTCTTTGGTTGTATTATTAAATTGCCAAGTGAGTGAAACGGGGCAACTCGTATCTTTGGTGGAGCAAGAACTAAGCATAATTAAGAAAAATAATAAGTTCGTAAATTTTACTTTCATATAGATTCTCGTGTTTTAAATGTAGTTAGTTATTAGATAAAGTATGAATTAGTAATTAATTAAAAAGTACTCGTATTCACTATAAAGAAAGTGGTTTATTAATAATATATAACAATTTGCGTTCTTTTATTTCTTAGGGATGTGCGATGGATGTCATAATCTTTTGTTGGTCTGCTTTTTATTTACGATTTTTACTAATAAAATTATTATCATGCTTAAAGAAGGATTAGATTACTCAACCGAAAGAATTGTAGAAAAAAGTAACTTAGCTGTAACTATGGGAAGTGGTGACTTACAAGTATTGGCAACACCTGCTCTAGTTGCAGCGATGGAAAATGCAGCAATGTTGGCTGTGGCAGATGCCTTGGATCCAACCGATACAACAGTTGGTGGACATATTGATATGAAACATTTACGCCCTACACCCCTAGGTGAAAAATTCACAGCTTATGCAAAAGTGGTACGTGTGGAGGGCAAGAAAATAGAATATTCTCTTATTGCCGAAGATGGCAAAGGCGTGATAGGTGAAGGAACTCACACTCGCTTTGTTGTGAATAGAGAGAAGTTTATGAGTAGATTATAAATGTAAAGGCTACATGCTTGACACCGAATAGAAAGAGAGATTGTTTTCATGGAAAGCAATCTCTCTTTTTTTATATGTAAAGATAAATGCGATTGTATAAAAATACAATCTAAAAAGTGTCGGTGTTTAAAGGAGCTCATATCAGGGTTAAAATTGCATCATGACACCGACATGTTATGATCATGTCGGTGTCATGATAAAACAAATACTTTGATTACAGAAAAGATGTATTTATATACCCGTTGGCGGAATTAAATTAGTGCATATTTAATTTGTCCAATGGGTTTGTTATTAATCTTGTTTATATATTGAAGGATTGTAAGTGCACTAATTTTCCCCGTAATTCTGGTAAACAATCCTTCTGTTTGTTTTGCGTAATTTCTGATTATCATAAATTGATCGCATAATTGTGCAAAAAGCGTTTCAACCCTTTTCCTTGCTTTAGCAAATGGACTAAATACAGGTTTCCAATCTTTTTGATTCGACCGATATGGAACTTCCAACTTGATATTAGCTTTTTCAAATAAATCAAGTTGTATGGCTGCTCCAATATATCCACGATCACCGATGATGGTGCAATTCTGAAAGTTACACTTTACGTCTTTCAAATAATGAATGTCGTGAACACTCGCCTTTGTCAGGTCAAAAGAGTGTATGACACCGCTCAACCCACAGAGAGAATGTAATTTATATCCGTAATAATGTTTACCCTGTGAAGCACAATAGCCATAATTGGGAGCTTTATCATAATTATTCTTTCCCATTTTACAACGTTTTGACCTTATGGGACGACAGACTTCAATTGGCATAGAATCAATACAGAAAATAGCTTCTCCACCATCAACTTTTGATGCAATTCTTTCACGCACCTGATTACATAAGCCGATAGTGAGCTTCCTGCGATCATTATATTGACGACGGGATATGAGAGAAGAAAAATCATCTTTGTATTCATTTAATTTAGAAAACAAAAAGCTTTCACTATCTATACCTATTGATTCGGCAGCAAGGCTTAAACTGATCACTTCTAAGTCAGAGAACTTCGGGACGACTCCTCTGCGAGGTATATTCCCTTTTTCGTTTACTAAATCAGCAGAAAACATCTTGCATTCTTGCATATATCAAGAAATTTAGCGAATATTGCATATAAGTTGTGCATAATTGAGCTGTATATTAATAGTTTGATCACCATTAAAATACTAATAATCAATGATATGCACAACTTATTTCCTGACATTTTTTAGTGAATTAATTCCGCCAACGGGTATTTATATATTTTTTGTTAGAATAAATACTCCGCATAGAGCAATCATAAAAAATGCCCATCTAAATGAGTTAGACAGGCATTTTTTATTTAAAAGTTTTAAAATGGAACTTATTTGTTTTGATCTCTGTCAAGAGAGAATCTTCTTTTTTTGACTTCTTTACTCATCTTTTTATCTTGAACCCAAGGGTCTTTGCGATAGATAAGCAAGTCATAGGGTCTGTTGCTAAATGCAAAGTTACCTAAGCCTATCCAATATTGGGCTTGGTGCATATACTTATGTAGGTTGCAATAATCATTCAGTTTGGTAGATAGCTCCACAATACTTTCTGATGGTGCTACAAAATAGCTTAGTCCTAACTTTTCAGTACTGATGTAAGCAGAAGTATAAGATATTTCCTTGTCTTTTTTGACTTCTTCTTTTAAATCACGCATTCTACTCACTATCCTATCAACTGACATCGGGCGAATATCAAATAGATGAAATAGGATATCTATTTTATCGGGATCTTGACTCCGTTTAATTTGCTTACATATTCTTTCAAACCAAGGGTTATGCCAGCGATTTTTGATAGGGTCTTTGCTTTCATCAATCCATTTATCTACTCCAAATTTAAAAGGGTAGTAGTTTTGATCAATGTACTGAGCATAGATATTATCAATAAACACCTCATTGGTATCGGGTATCGTTTGTAGCTTATGGCAGAGGTGATAACCCAAGTAAGCCATCTCTTCTGTAGCTATAAAATAATTGGTGAGCTTACTTCTTTGTCGTAAGTAGTACAGCAGCAAGAAAGGATTCTTCATATAATGAAGTAAGATTTCCAACTCAAATATAGTGGTAAATACAGGGAAAGGATCATCCTCCTTCTTTCTTAAAAACAGATGAGCTTGGTGAGTGATGGTAGGGTAGTTTTTGGTTGTTACCCCCATTAAAAACACCTCATCTATGGGTTGCGATAATATGATAGGGTTACCTTCTTGATCGAATAATTCGGAATTACAATTGAGTAAAGATTTTCTATGATTCAACCCCGTATTATAAATTTCTTGTATAGCTCTTTTGAATTCCAATAAAACCTCACGGTTATTATCGTACCTCGAAATCTCAGTTATCCTATCTGAACGTACCTGCACACATAGTGCTTTATTATTAATGACGCATAGAATATCTATCTTTTGGGTATTCCCATCTTCACATTTTACCGTTACATTTCTTAGCATCTGTTCGGGATAATAGATATTACTTAAGAGGTGACAAGTGAGATTGTTCCCAAATTCAGCAGTATGATCCATTATTGTGCTACGATAGGCCTTATCTTCAACCATCCATTCGGTAGGAGCTTCGTATAAAATAGCATAGAGCATAAAGCTCAAAGGAATAAAATACCGCTTTCCATTGGGTTCCAGAAGTAGGATAGGTCGTGTCCTGAAATAATTAAAATCTCCTACACTATTAAATTGAGTGTTGTACTCAGCCACTTGGTCGGTAGTGAATTTCTGCAAGAAGGCTTCCACAAAATCTTCTTGTCCAAAGTCATCTCTATGGAGAACGAATAGATTGAGGATATTTTTATAAAAAGCTTCCCAATTCTTTTCACTCATTTGAGAGATGTCAGTTTGTTTGGTTTCAGAGTCTATTTCATTAAATAGATCTAGATAAGGGTAAAAGTCATATTGCCAAGCATCAGGTCCCACGTTGAAGTCTTCCGTTCTATTGCGTTTCCCTTTCATCATAAATGAATAGAAATGCTTGAAATTCTTGTGCAGTTTATCCTGAATACGGTTAATGATTTTTATGGCTTGAGTAATGGTAAATCCACAGTTATGTGCTAGCCAATCCTCGTCATTTTCATACTTTGCTTTTAGTAGAGTATCATAAGGATATAACCTAGTGCCATTACCCGAATAAATAATAGGCTCAACAATGGAACCTTCTTTTACAAAGAAGTTCAGTTGCTTTACTTCGGCCTCTCTACTTGCAGAACCCTTTTGAAGAGATTGTTTGATGGTTTCTTGATTGTCACGGATAAGAGATTGCTCCAACTCCTTCATGAGTTCAATACTCGCTTTTTTGAGACGTAGCAAGTAGGAAGGGTGAGTAGGATATGAAAAGTCAATCGGTTTGTGTAGTAAAAAACCAACGAGAAGTGATACTTCTTGAATCCCTAAATGGTCTTTATAATTCACATCGTGTAGATGTTCTATGTCATAATGAAACTCCTCTAAGATAAGCATGCAAAGGGCATAGATATAACCTTTAGATCGGACAAGGTTATTCAAATCGTCTAAGATAGATTCAGTTTTTCTCATTTTTTCAAGTTTAAGGTATGTGCCTTGATATGGTTTGTGTTAATCTAGTCTCACTTTATCTAAGGTAACAAATTAAAAATGAAAAAGATACAATAGAACATGCTTTTGTTTATTTTTTCTGCATTTTTTGGCTGATATAGGGTAGCCTATAATTTTAAAAGAAATTAACGAAGCAAAATATCTTTAAGTTTGTTTTGTAATAAAAGGATGAATAATCAAGATTACTATTTATGAAGAAGTCTGAAGTTGAAGAAACCTGGGTGCAAGTGGATGCCTATTGTATTCCAAGTAGTGAAGTAGAAGTTTATAAAGCTTAACGGGAGGAATTAGCAGAAAAAGCACTTCGTTTTTTTGAGACGTTTTGCCACCACACCTCAAGAGACTGGGCAGGGAGTCAAGATGGTGAAGCTGTTGTAGGGTTAAATAAACAGAATGAAATTATAGCCTTGATTCATTTAGACCCTGATGGAGTAGAATTTATGAATCAGTATCCTGATGGATCACCTGCAAAAGCAGGGGGGGGGAACATCAAAAAGATTATCTTTGTAGAAAAAACAAAAGCTATGCAAGATTCTCAAATGTTACTCGAAGTAGTTCGCTTAATTTTACCAGAAGAGTTCCTTACTTATTTCAAGATTACCAAAGTGACTAAAGTAAAAGATGTTATTACCATTTTTATGGATGAGTTTGACTCTTTACCAGCTGATCGTAAAGGTCATAAAGTAGAATCTAAAGGCTTTCTAGACCCCATAACTATCCAAGACTTTCCCGTTCGTTTTAAGAAGGTTACTCTCAAAGTACGTCGTCGTAAGTGGTATGATTCTACAACGAAAGAATACTTGACTAACAAATATGACTTACTAGCAAAAGGAACGCATTACTCGAAGGAGTTTGCGGCTTTTTTAAAAGAATTACCTAGAGACATACCCCGTATCGGCCCGCTCTCTTGAGCCTATTTGCCATATTAATGGAGATTCTTTAGAGCGACATTATAAAGAGCACTTGAGTTCATATAAGAATTGGCAAATGAAAGATCATGCTATAGAGTGGCTTTTGTTTCCAGAGAACATTTCTCCACGACTCTGTATCGATGAAACCTCTATGACCAATGGAGACTTATATACCATATTAAGTAATCCCAATAATAAAGGGAAACAGGGCACCATAGTCGCTATTATTGCTGGTGTTCAATCAGAAAAGATTATCCAGGTATTAATGAAGATGCCTGAGAGTTTAAGAGAGCAAGTCAAGGAGATCACATTAGATATGGCTAATAGTATGAATAAAATAGCTCGAGTGTGTTTTCCTAAAGCCTGTCGAGTAATTGACCGATTCCATCTGCAAAAACTAGCCAATGAAGCAGTGCAAGAGGTACGAGTAAAACACAGATGGGAAGCCATAGAAGAAGAAAATCAAGCGATTAAACAAGCTAAATGGGAAGGTAAGACCTATAAACCTCTAACTTTTAGTAATGGAGACACAAAGAAACAATTACTAGCAAGAGGACGATATCTTCTTTTTAAATCTGCAGACAAATGGTCTGATAAGCAAAAAGAAAGAGCTAAGATTCTTTTTGCACAATACCCTTCATTAAAAGAAGCCTATAGCCTATCACAAGGGCTTCGCTCTATTTTTAATCGTAAAACAATTAAAGATGCAGCAAGACTTTCTCTTGCCAAATGGTATAATAGAGTAGAGCAAACTGCTTTTCAATCCTTTAAGAGTATTGCAGGAACCATCTATTCACATTATGATGAAATATTAAACTTCTTCAACAATCGATCAACAAATGCTTTTGCAGAGAGTTTTAACGCCAAACTAAAAGCCTTTAGAACTCAACTAAGAGGGGTTACAGATATTAGTTTCTTCCTATTTAGAGTGACTAAATTATTTGCTTAATAAGTTATCCCCCCTAGTTTTGCAGGTGATCCATCCTGATGTGAAAGATTTTGAAAAAGCTTTATTGCTCACAAACGAAATTTATGAGGATGATTTTGAGAGATTGCTAGGTATGAAAAATAGACAAAAACAGTAAGCTAACAGTTGTGTTTGTAATAGTCTATCCATTTCAAGAGTTTAGGCACTGTCAAAATATCATTTGTCACAAATTTTCCATCCATAAAAACACTATAGGTGGTAGTGGCTGCATAGTGATTTTGTGCTTCTTCTTTTGTTTTTAGTTGATGTATCTTAATGGGAGTTGATTCCTCTTTAATAATCGGAATAATCTGCTGAATATAGGTGCTTGTAAATGGGCATTGTGCAGTAAAATAAATGTCAATTCCTTTTGCATTTGGTATAGGTTCTTTACAACATGCTTTGAACTGTGGCTGAGTAGGTGCAGGCTCTTTTAAGTCTTTCGCCAATAGCTCAATACCATATTCGGTACGATCTACTGTATGAAACCCTTGGCTGATAAAAAAATTCTTATCACTTAAGTACGTTGTTTTTTTAGTCCCAGCCATCACAATGATGCCTGCCTTATTAGAAGCAATCGCCTCTTTTTCGCATAACTGGAGTAATTCTTTGGCATATCCCATCCCTTTATGGCTACCTGCTACCCAGAGGCAGTCAATAAATAGATAGTTGGGTGCTTCGATGGGATTCCATGCTTGTTCGGCAGGTAGATACTCGATAAAAACTTTCCCATGGACATCCAATTTTATAAACTTTAATCCTTCTTTAAACTGATTGGATAACCACTCTTTCTTTGCAGAGACTCCTATATTTGAATTTTTAGAAGCCAGAGCACAACAGATGTGTTCTTGCTC is part of the Bacteroides coprosuis DSM 18011 genome and harbors:
- a CDS encoding hypothetical protein (KEGG: lpa:lpa_00285 hypothetical protein~SPTR: SecA-related protein;~IMG reference gene:2504107083), producing MRKTESILDDLNNLVRSKGYIYALCMLILEEFHYDIEHLHDVNYKDHLGIQEVSLLVGFLLHKPIDFSYPTHPSYLLRLKKASIELMKELEQSLIRDNQETIKQSLQKGSASREAEVKQLNFFVKEGSIVEPIIYSGNGTRLYPYDTLLKAKYENDEDWLAHNCGFTITQAIKIINRIQDKLHKNFKHFYSFMMKGKRNRTEDFNVGPDAWQYDFYPYLDLFNEIDSETKQTDISQMSEKNWEAFYKNILNLFVLHRDDFGQEDFVEAFLQKFTTDQVAEYNTQFNSVGDFNYFRTRPILLLEPNGKRYFIPLSFMLYAILYEAPTEWMVEDKAYRSTIMDHTAEFGNNLTCHLLSNIYYPEQMLRNVTVKCEDGNTQKIDILCVINNKALCVQVRSDRITEISRYDNNREVLLEFKRAIQEIYNTGLNHRKSLLNCNSELFDQEGNPIILSQPIDEVFLMGVTTKNYPTITHQAHLFLRKKEDDPFPVFTTIFELEILLHYMKNPFLLLYYLRQRSKLTNYFIATEEMAYLGYHLCHKLQTIPDTNEVFIDNIYAQYIDQNYYPFKFGVDKWIDESKDPIKNRWHNPWFERICKQIKRSQDPDKIDILFHLFDIRPMSVDRIVSRMRDLKEEVKKDKEISYTSAYISTEKLGLSYFVAPSESIVELSTKLNDYCNLHKYMHQAQYWIGLGNFAFSNRPYDLLIYRKDPWVQDKKMSKEVKKRRFSLDRDQNK
- a CDS encoding transposase (KEGG: dfe:Dfer_4025 hypothetical protein~SPTR: Putative uncharacterized protein;~manually curated~IMG reference gene:2504107085~PFAM: Transposase), whose protein sequence is MLLEVVRLILPEEFLTYFKITKVTKVKDVITIFMDEFDSLPADRKGHKVESKGFLDPITIQDFPVRFKKVTLKVRRRKWYDSTTKEYLTNKYDLLAKGTHYSKEFAAFLKKNYLETYPVSARSLEPICHINGDSLERHYKEHLSSYKNWQMKDHAIEWLLFPENISPRLCIDETSMTNGDLYTILSNPNNKGKQGTIVAIIAGVQSEKIIQVLMKMPESLREQVKEITLDMANSMNKIARVCFPKACRVIDRFHLQKLANEAVQEVRVKHRWEAIEEENQAIKQAKWEGKTYKPLTFSNGDTKKQLLARGRYLLFKSADKWSDKQKERAKILFAQYPSLKEAYSLSQGLRSIFNRKTIKDAARLSLAKWYNRVEQTAFQSFKSIAGTIYSHYDEILNFFNNRSTNAFAESFNAKLKAFRTQLRGVTDISFFLFRVTKLFA
- a CDS encoding hypothetical protein (KEGG: bpb:bpr_I1000 hypothetical protein~SPTR: Putative uncharacterized protein;~IMG reference gene:2504107086~PFAM: Acetyltransferase (GNAT) family) gives rise to the protein MKFIQLTADNIEQEHICCALASKNSNIGVSAKKEWLSNQFKEGLKFIKLDVHGKVFIEYLPAEQAWNPIEAPNYLFIDCLWVAGSHKGMGYAKELLQLCEKEAIASNKAGIIVMAGTKKTTYLSDKNFFISQGFHTVDRTEYGIELLAKDLKEPAPTQPQFKACCKEPIPNAKGIDIYFTAQCPFTSTYIQQIIPIIKEESTPIKIHQLKTKEEAQNHYAATTTYSVFMDGKFVTNDILTVPKLLKWIDYYKHNC